The region ACGTCCTCCCCGCTCGCGCCGGGGAGGTCGTCCGCGCCTACGCTGCCGCGGAGCTCGTCGGGCTCCCCGTGCCCACGACGCTCGCGTCGATAGGCATCGAGCGGGTCTTCGACGGGCTCGTCATCATCTTCCTGCTCAGCCTCGGCATCCTCGCGCCGGAATTCCCGAGCCACGCGCGGGTGGACGGCCGAAGCGTGGCGGACATCGCCATGTGGACGGGCGGAGCGTTCGCGCTCGTCCTCGTCCTCTTCGCGGCCATGGTGCACGCGCCGGCGCGTGCGCTGAGCGTCGTGGACCGCACGTTCCACCGCTTCCTGCCGAAGCGCGCCGCCGAGTGGGCTGTGCGCGTGCTCCGTAACCTCATCGAAGGCCTCTCGATCCTGCGATCACCGCGCGACACCTTGCGCGTCCTGGTCTGGTCGTTCGCCCTCTGGCTGACCAACGCGGCCGGCTACTGGTTCGGCTTTCAAGCGTTCCACCTGGTGGGCCTGCCGTCGTCGTCCGCGCTGGTGATGCAGGGCATCGTCGCCCTCGGCGTCGCTATCCCTTCGTCCCCCGGGTGGTTCGGGCCGTTCGAGGCCGCCACGCGCGCCTCGCTCGAGCTGTACGGCGTGCCGGGCGCCACCGCCGCGAGCTTCGCCATCGGACTCCACATCGGCGGGTTCATCCCGATCACCGTTATCGGGCTCTGGATCCTCGCGCGTACCGGCCTCACACTGCGTGAGCTGAGCGGCAAGGAGCCGAAGAAGTGACGGCGCGCCTGGCCGTGACTGCGCCGGCCAAGATCAACCTCTGGCTGCGCGTGTTCGGGCGGGACGCCAAGGGCTACCACGCCATCGAGTCGCTGTTCCAGCTGATCAGCATCGCGGACGAGCTGGTGGTGGAGCGCACCGCGTCCGGCGTGACGCTCGCGGGCGCGCCCGAGGCGTTAGGGCCGGTGGACGAGAACCTGATCGTGCGGGCGGCGCGCGGGTTTCTGCGCGCGGCCGGAGCGTCCGGCGGCGTCGCGATCATGCTGAGTAAACGCATCCCATGGAACGCCGGGCTGGGCGGCGCGTCCTCCGACGCGGCGGCGACGCTCCTCGCCATGAACCGTCTCCACGCGGACCGGCTGACTCCTGGTGACCTGATCGAGCTGGGTGCGTCGCTCGGCAGCGACGTGCCCTTCTTCCTGACCGGCGCGCCGCTCGCGCTGGGCTGGGGCCGCGGCGAGCGTTTGCTCGGGCTGCCGCCGCTGCCCGCGCTTCCGCTGCTCATCGTTCCTCCGCCGGCGCCGGTGAAGACGGCGGAGGCATACGCCTGGATAGACAAGGACCGCGCCGCCGAGCACACCGGTGAGTTCGCGGCGGTGGTGCCGGCCAACGCGCTCGGCTCGTGGGAGGAGGTCCGGCGGCGTTCGCACAACGACTTCGAGCCGGTGGTCGCCGGCCGGTTGCCGCAGATCGGGCACTGGCTCGACCGGCTGCGAGAGACGGACGCGTTCCTGGTGCGCCTGGCGGGGAGCGGCGGCGCGATGGTGGCGCTGTACGAAACGGCGCCGGCGCGGGACGCCGCGTGGCGGCGGCTGGGAGCGGACGAGCGGATGCTGCGGGGCGAGACGCTGACGGCGGCGCCGGAGATGCGGCTCGAGAACTGAGCAGCTTGACCAACGGACGGAGGGTCCGACAGAACTGCCGAACCCGGAGTAGTTGACCGCGGGCAGCCCCAACCCGCAGTATAGGACGTGCTCTGTCCGGCCTGTGGTAAGGCCAATCCCGACGAAGCCCGATTCTGCCTCCAGTGTGGCGCAACCTTGGCCACCGGAGGCCCGGTGGCGCCCGACGATCCCCAGCG is a window of Gemmatimonadales bacterium DNA encoding:
- a CDS encoding lysylphosphatidylglycerol synthase transmembrane domain-containing protein; amino-acid sequence: MVVLGLALSVFFLAWAFRDVKLAEVVHHLRRANYAYFLLAVALLTLTFPLRAFRWRILLAPGTRGAPLGPVWRATAIGFMANNVLPARAGEVVRAYAAAELVGLPVPTTLASIGIERVFDGLVIIFLLSLGILAPEFPSHARVDGRSVADIAMWTGGAFALVLVLFAAMVHAPARALSVVDRTFHRFLPKRAAEWAVRVLRNLIEGLSILRSPRDTLRVLVWSFALWLTNAAGYWFGFQAFHLVGLPSSSALVMQGIVALGVAIPSSPGWFGPFEAATRASLELYGVPGATAASFAIGLHIGGFIPITVIGLWILARTGLTLRELSGKEPKK
- the ispE gene encoding 4-(cytidine 5'-diphospho)-2-C-methyl-D-erythritol kinase yields the protein MTARLAVTAPAKINLWLRVFGRDAKGYHAIESLFQLISIADELVVERTASGVTLAGAPEALGPVDENLIVRAARGFLRAAGASGGVAIMLSKRIPWNAGLGGASSDAAATLLAMNRLHADRLTPGDLIELGASLGSDVPFFLTGAPLALGWGRGERLLGLPPLPALPLLIVPPPAPVKTAEAYAWIDKDRAAEHTGEFAAVVPANALGSWEEVRRRSHNDFEPVVAGRLPQIGHWLDRLRETDAFLVRLAGSGGAMVALYETAPARDAAWRRLGADERMLRGETLTAAPEMRLEN